The Candidatus Bathyarchaeota archaeon A05DMB-5 genome includes a window with the following:
- a CDS encoding glycosyltransferase family 2 protein, whose product MKISVIIPTLNEEEAIVKVLREIPREDVYEVIVVDSSTDGTPKIAESLGAKVVFEPRKGYGRALLSGVEKARGDIVVYMDGDFTYDPKDIPRLVKPIVDGDCDVVMGNRLSKKMHLGAMDLVNRIGNMLLSLIFSLVYLRKVDDTQCGLRAMRKKVLEGISYKDYGMPYVTEQLIKLVKKGARIGNVVVTYRPRIGTTKLCAGTDGFKILKVILRELFEKHR is encoded by the coding sequence ATGAAAATATCGGTTATAATACCGACTTTAAATGAAGAAGAAGCAATTGTAAAAGTTTTAAGAGAAATTCCTAGAGAAGACGTTTATGAGGTTATAGTTGTCGACAGTTCAACCGACGGCACGCCCAAAATAGCAGAAAGCCTCGGAGCCAAAGTTGTGTTTGAACCGCGAAAAGGTTATGGAAGAGCTTTATTGAGTGGCGTGGAAAAAGCTAGGGGAGACATTGTTGTTTACATGGATGGCGATTTCACATATGATCCAAAAGATATTCCGCGACTAGTGAAGCCTATTGTAGATGGCGATTGTGATGTGGTTATGGGAAATCGGTTGAGCAAAAAAATGCACTTAGGAGCTATGGATTTAGTTAACAGAATTGGAAATATGTTGCTCTCGTTAATTTTCAGTTTGGTATATTTGAGGAAAGTTGATGATACACAGTGCGGTTTAAGGGCAATGCGTAAAAAGGTGTTAGAAGGAATCTCTTACAAGGATTATGGGATGCCTTATGTAACTGAACAGTTGATTAAACTGGTTAAAAAAGGTGCAAGAATAGGCAATGTAGTGGTGACGTATCGACCGAGAATAGGTACAACAAAGCTTTGTGCGGGGACCGACGGTTTTAAGATTCTGAAGGTAATTTTGAGGGAACTTTTTGAAAAGCATCGTTAG
- a CDS encoding DUF362 domain-containing protein — MKSIVSLTRVEGFNGRRIKEATYHALDMLNLKPSRNLKHVMIKPNLCYYWDYSTGETTDPRLVSSIIDYIREKWNPETEIVIVESDASAMRTKHAFKMLGYEALAEEKSVELMNLSEDETCEKEVTVGKRKFTLPLPKSLLECNFFINVPKLKVGPYAGGQCLHITCALKNLFGCISKPRKVDYHPQLSEVIVGINKLVKPNLTVADGIVALGKHPVKLGVVIAGEDNLAVDFVAAKVMGYNPWRIKHLRLAAEEKVGDIKDVEIVGEGIENICKVFPKRSRLGFKIKWGTQLSLLRLYIKISGDIVPSVLEKM, encoded by the coding sequence TTGAAAAGCATCGTTAGCCTTACGCGAGTAGAAGGCTTTAATGGAAGGAGAATAAAAGAAGCAACGTATCACGCTCTTGATATGCTAAATCTCAAACCATCTAGAAACCTTAAGCATGTTATGATTAAGCCAAATCTTTGTTATTATTGGGATTACTCTACTGGGGAAACAACAGATCCGCGACTTGTTTCTTCTATTATTGACTACATTCGCGAAAAATGGAATCCAGAGACAGAAATCGTAATTGTTGAATCCGACGCTTCAGCAATGAGAACGAAGCATGCCTTTAAAATGTTGGGTTATGAAGCGCTTGCGGAGGAGAAATCTGTTGAATTAATGAATCTGAGTGAAGATGAAACATGCGAGAAAGAAGTTACCGTTGGAAAGCGTAAGTTCACTCTTCCTTTGCCTAAAAGCCTTCTTGAATGTAATTTTTTCATTAATGTTCCAAAACTGAAGGTTGGCCCGTATGCTGGTGGTCAGTGTCTTCACATAACATGTGCTTTGAAGAACCTTTTTGGTTGTATTTCTAAGCCTAGAAAAGTTGATTATCACCCTCAGCTTTCTGAAGTCATTGTTGGAATAAACAAACTGGTTAAGCCAAATTTGACCGTTGCCGATGGAATTGTTGCTTTGGGCAAGCATCCAGTTAAGCTTGGAGTAGTAATTGCAGGTGAGGATAATTTGGCAGTTGATTTCGTTGCAGCTAAAGTGATGGGGTACAATCCTTGGAGAATTAAACATTTACGTTTGGCTGCCGAAGAGAAAGTTGGAGACATTAAGGATGTTGAGATTGTTGGTGAAGGCATAGAAAACATTTGCAAAGTTTTTCCTAAAAGAAGCCGTCTTGGTTTTAAGATAAAATGGGGTACGCAGCTTTCATTATTACGTCTTTACATTAAAATTTCTGGAGATATTGTGCCATCTGTTCTGGAGAAAATGTAA